A genomic window from Carassius carassius chromosome 29, fCarCar2.1, whole genome shotgun sequence includes:
- the shisa3 gene encoding protein shisa-3 homolog has translation MVRLLNCLVLGYLTWNLRISDARGEYCHGWLDSSGNYQEGFQCPEDFDTADATVCCGSCSLRYCCAAPDARLDQGTCTNDREVENDTQYAAQPIYVPFLMVGSIFVAFVVVGSLVAVYCCTCLRPKQPTQQPIRFSLRSQGETIPMILTTAPPSLRTPSRQSSTATTSSSSAGGGSSVRRLSLGRGDGLGQCSQQQLLMVSSSTASSPVSVAPVQPLLPPPPPPPYTSQQGSHSLQLQHHQQTLQGSGFILPQQYFFPLPQEPFSTNKGFADFSQS, from the exons ATGGTGCGCCTGCTCAACTGCCTGGTCTTGGGGTATTTGACATGGAATCTGCGGATATCTGATGCCCGAGGAGAGTACTGTCACGGTTGGCTAGACAGCAGTGGAAATTACCAAGAGGGCTTTCAGTGTCCGGAGGACTTTGATACGGCGGACGCGACGGTGTGCTGCGGGAGCTGCTCGCTGCGCTACTGCTGCGCGGCCCCCGACGCGCGCCTCGACCAGGGGACGTGCACGAACGACAGAGAGGTGGAGAACGACACGCAATATGCTGCCC AGCCCATCTACGTGCCCTTCCTGATGGTGGGCTCCATCTTCGTGGCGTTTGTAGTGGTGGGTTCTCTGGTGGCCGTGTACTGCTGCACCTGCCTGCGCCCCAAGCAGCCCACACAGCAGCCCATCCGCTTCTCACTGCGCAGTCAGGGCGAAACCATTCCCATGATCCTCACAACAGCCCCCCCCAGCCTGCGCACGCCCTCGCGTCAGTCCAGCACGGCCACCACCAGCTCCAGCTCGGCGGGAGGAGGCAGCTCCGTCCGGCGCTTGTCCCTGGGCCGGGGTGATGGACTGGGACAGTGTTCGCAGCAGCAGCTCCTGATGGTCTCATCTTCCACAGCCTCCTCTCCTGTGTCCGTGGCCCCGGTGCAGCCACTactgcctccacctcctccaccgcCCTACACCTCCCAGCAGGGCAGTCACTCTCTCCAGTTACAGCACCACCAGCAGACCCTGCAAGGCTCCGGCTTCATTCTGCCACAACAGTACTTCTTTCCCCTGCCGCAGGAACCGTTCTCCACAAACAAGGGCTTCGCTGACTTCAGCCAGAGCTGA